A window from Pseudobutyrivibrio ruminis HUN009 encodes these proteins:
- a CDS encoding ABC transporter ATP-binding protein gives MNKKSQSRILNRVLIELKTYSFKIFISLICALATVYLTLRIPILTGQAVDCIVAPGQIDYNRLIQVLKIMTVTIAATFFTQWIMNRVNNDITYSVTKSLRDRAFVKLQHMKLSTVDSHPHGDFVSRIVSDADTFADGLLMGFTQFFTGVLTILGTIYFMLMISVKIALIVIIATPASLLLAKFISEKTYKFFGEQAKLRGTETSYIEEMISGKNIIRNMDYEDDALERFEMMNDRLADASMKATFYSSTVNPSTRLINNIIYAAVGVFGAILAIGGGITVGGLTSFLSYASTYAKPFNEISGVITEFQNALACAARLFEMIDAEVEVDEGETSIPDVKGEIQFNDVFFSYDKSKKLIEHLNLNVKSGQRVAIVGPTGAGKSTIINLLMRFYDVDAGEILVDGVDIRDLSLEDLRSKFGMVLQETWLKNASVRENLRMAKPDATDQEIIEAAKATHAHSFIKRMPYGYDTILSSVGGSLSQGQMQLLCITRVMLNIPPMLILDEATSSIDTRTEQKIQSAFNKMMKGRTTFIVAHRLSTIREADVILFVKDGSIVEQGSHVELLQKNGFYAKLYRSQIENC, from the coding sequence ATGAATAAAAAGTCTCAATCTCGTATATTAAATCGCGTTTTAATAGAACTAAAAACATACAGTTTTAAAATATTTATTTCACTCATCTGTGCCCTGGCAACAGTTTACCTGACCCTTAGAATTCCAATTCTCACAGGTCAGGCAGTGGATTGCATCGTTGCTCCAGGCCAGATTGATTACAACAGATTAATCCAGGTGCTAAAGATTATGACAGTGACAATCGCTGCCACATTCTTTACTCAGTGGATAATGAATCGTGTCAACAACGACATTACCTACAGTGTTACAAAGAGTCTTCGAGACAGAGCTTTTGTTAAGCTACAGCATATGAAGCTTTCCACTGTGGACTCACATCCACATGGTGATTTTGTCAGCCGAATAGTTTCCGATGCAGATACTTTTGCAGATGGACTTTTGATGGGCTTCACACAGTTCTTCACAGGAGTACTTACAATCCTTGGCACTATCTATTTCATGCTGATGATTTCAGTAAAGATTGCCTTGATAGTAATAATTGCAACACCAGCATCTTTGCTTTTGGCAAAGTTCATTTCCGAGAAAACCTACAAGTTTTTCGGCGAGCAGGCAAAGCTTCGTGGAACAGAAACTTCTTATATAGAAGAAATGATTTCAGGCAAGAATATCATCCGAAATATGGATTACGAGGATGATGCCTTAGAACGATTTGAGATGATGAATGATAGATTGGCAGATGCATCTATGAAAGCCACTTTCTATTCATCAACGGTAAACCCAAGCACACGCCTCATAAATAATATTATCTACGCAGCAGTTGGCGTGTTTGGTGCCATCCTGGCAATCGGAGGAGGCATAACGGTTGGTGGCCTCACCAGCTTCCTATCATATGCCAGCACATACGCAAAGCCATTTAATGAAATCTCAGGTGTAATCACCGAGTTCCAAAATGCTTTGGCCTGCGCTGCCAGATTGTTTGAAATGATAGATGCAGAAGTTGAAGTTGATGAAGGAGAAACATCCATCCCTGATGTAAAGGGCGAGATTCAGTTCAACGATGTATTCTTCTCATATGACAAGAGCAAAAAATTAATCGAGCACCTTAACTTAAATGTTAAAAGTGGGCAGCGTGTAGCAATCGTTGGACCAACTGGTGCTGGAAAAAGTACAATCATAAATCTTTTGATGCGCTTTTATGATGTTGATGCCGGCGAGATTCTTGTAGATGGCGTTGATATCAGAGATTTATCATTGGAAGATTTGCGAAGCAAATTTGGAATGGTACTTCAGGAAACCTGGTTAAAGAATGCATCAGTAAGAGAAAATCTTAGAATGGCAAAACCAGATGCCACAGATCAGGAAATTATTGAGGCTGCAAAGGCAACTCATGCCCACAGCTTTATTAAAAGAATGCCTTATGGATATGATACAATACTTTCATCGGTGGGCGGCTCATTATCTCAGGGCCAGATGCAGCTTTTGTGTATCACAAGAGTAATGCTAAATATTCCACCAATGTTGATTCTGGATGAAGCAACCAGCTCAATCGATACTCGCACAGAACAGAAAATACAATCAGCATTTAATAAGATGATGAAAGGCCGTACTACATTCATTGTAGCCCACAGACTTTCAACAATTAGAGAGGCTGACGTTATTCTGTTTGTAAAGGATGGAAGCATCGTAGAGCAGGGAAGCCATGTGGAGCTATTGCAGAAAAACGGCTTTTATGCTAAATTATATCGGAGTCAAATTGAGAATTGTTAG
- a CDS encoding ABC transporter ATP-binding protein translates to MNQLRKQKQSNMSFILTYIKKYKIRAILAPLFKMLEAIFELLVPLVMASIINKGIASSDTHYIIRMSGVLLLLAVVGLVFSLTAQYFSANVAVYVAAEIRRDLFAKILSLSQGTKEKIGDEVLTTRITNDINQIQNAINMVLRLFLRSPFIVFGATIMAFIVDVKSALIFLLVVGVLSLIVFIIMKYTLPRYKTIAARLEKVLHATSENLEGARVLRAFNQVDKEKEGFEKRTAELASMQISTGKISALLNPVTYVAVNLGIVLLIYVSMRRVDGGFILQGDVVALVNYMSQILVELIKLANLIVLLMKAFPSADRVQELMEMKSDERMHMNSTGNTKTENAGSIQLSNVSFSYNGTNDYDVEDITLDIPAGSILGVIGGTGSGKSTLLKLMNHTYDVSKGQVSIDGTDVKAMTDGELSNLFGIVPQKASLFSGTIKSNMTMKKQDADDEEIKSALNIAQALDFVEAKEGGINAEVSGKGTNFSGGQRQRLTIARALVGQPRILVLDDSASALDLATEAKLRKALHSLPWKPTIILVSQRASSVMDADQILVLEDGKAVGLGTHSQLLESCDTYQEIYYCQFPREEACNE, encoded by the coding sequence ATGAATCAACTGAGGAAACAGAAGCAGAGTAATATGAGTTTTATACTTACTTATATCAAAAAATATAAAATACGAGCAATACTTGCCCCACTATTCAAAATGTTAGAGGCGATATTTGAGCTTTTGGTACCACTTGTTATGGCGTCAATCATAAATAAAGGTATCGCAAGCTCAGATACCCACTACATCATTAGGATGAGTGGGGTTTTGCTTTTGCTGGCAGTTGTAGGTTTGGTCTTTTCGCTTACAGCCCAGTACTTTAGCGCAAATGTAGCTGTATATGTAGCAGCTGAAATAAGAAGAGATCTTTTTGCAAAGATTCTTTCACTGTCTCAGGGCACAAAGGAAAAGATTGGTGACGAGGTGCTGACAACACGAATCACAAACGATATCAATCAGATTCAAAATGCCATTAATATGGTTCTTCGCCTTTTCTTACGTTCACCATTTATCGTGTTTGGCGCGACCATTATGGCATTTATCGTAGATGTTAAATCAGCACTTATTTTCTTGCTCGTGGTAGGTGTGCTTTCATTAATAGTGTTTATCATTATGAAGTACACATTACCTAGATACAAAACAATAGCAGCAAGGCTTGAAAAAGTGCTCCATGCCACATCTGAAAATCTAGAAGGTGCCAGAGTGCTTCGTGCATTCAACCAGGTGGATAAGGAAAAGGAAGGCTTCGAAAAGAGAACAGCAGAGCTAGCTTCTATGCAGATTTCCACAGGAAAGATTTCAGCTCTTTTAAATCCAGTCACTTATGTGGCAGTGAACCTGGGCATAGTTCTTTTGATATATGTTTCAATGAGACGTGTAGATGGAGGATTTATCCTTCAGGGTGATGTAGTTGCGCTTGTAAACTACATGAGCCAGATTTTAGTGGAGCTTATCAAGCTTGCCAACCTCATCGTTCTTCTTATGAAGGCATTCCCATCAGCAGATCGTGTACAGGAGCTGATGGAGATGAAGTCTGATGAAAGAATGCACATGAATAGCACGGGCAATACGAAGACCGAAAATGCCGGCTCAATCCAGCTTTCCAATGTATCATTTAGCTACAATGGCACAAACGATTACGATGTAGAGGACATCACTTTGGATATCCCTGCGGGCAGTATCCTTGGCGTAATCGGCGGTACTGGTTCAGGTAAGAGCACATTACTTAAGCTTATGAACCACACTTATGATGTTTCAAAGGGACAGGTTTCCATCGATGGAACAGATGTAAAGGCCATGACTGATGGAGAGCTATCAAATCTATTTGGAATTGTTCCACAGAAGGCATCCCTTTTCAGCGGAACAATAAAGTCCAACATGACTATGAAAAAGCAGGATGCTGATGATGAGGAAATTAAATCAGCACTTAACATAGCGCAGGCTTTAGATTTTGTAGAAGCAAAGGAAGGCGGCATAAATGCAGAGGTTTCCGGCAAGGGAACAAACTTCTCAGGCGGTCAGCGTCAACGACTTACAATTGCAAGAGCATTAGTAGGTCAGCCAAGAATCCTTGTCCTGGATGACTCGGCCAGCGCCCTGGATCTTGCCACTGAGGCAAAGCTTCGTAAGGCACTTCACAGCCTGCCATGGAAGCCTACAATTATTTTGGTTTCCCAGAGAGCATCTTCTGTAATGGATGCAGACCAGATTCTCGTGCTAGAAGATGGAAAGGCAGTTGGCCTTGGCACACATAGCCAGCTTCTTGAAAGCTGCGACACATATCAGGAAATTTACTACTGTCAATTCCCTAGAGAGGAGGCTTGCAATGAATAA